A genomic segment from Lineus longissimus chromosome 15, tnLinLong1.2, whole genome shotgun sequence encodes:
- the LOC135500026 gene encoding thioredoxin domain-containing protein 3 homolog isoform X8, with the protein MARKKAEIALQQELETQEEWEEYLAKEGLSVIDIYQEWAGPCKSMVSILKRLKNELGDDLLRFAVAKTDSIDALERYRGKCQPCFMLYAGGCLVAIIRGANSPLLLRTITEQLAHEHKVIDGAAERKEIKDPLLADLEKEKAALDEEENEKGEEIEQEVTVCIIKPDAIAAGKKDEILEQLAERGIEVLTDEERLLTEEEVKEFYASHAEEDYFEDLVKFMSSGPSHVLVLSKGDAGIIDEFRDLLGPKDVDEAKEVAPDSLRAKYGSEKLTNALHASDSQDRAHAELAFFFPNFSKPTRTVVKPTKEKKKKGKKQKAPKIERTLALIRPDAVANHKEEILAKVKEAGFEVALQKEVQLTKEQAEEFYKEHRGEEYFEELTTKMSCGPLLALGLARAEAVTSWRDMLGPKEVPVAKTEAPESLRAQYSVDEDLINPLHGSDSATKAEEELEFFFPVQQTMAVVKPDAYQTKEDIMNKIREAGFRIAARQETELNNEIVEALYSEHKDKDYFNDLSDHMTSGPTLFMVLSRHDAVEGWRSMMGNTDPEKAKEENPESIRAAFGKDIKSNAVHGASTEDEAKAEVKLIFGEIEFNKDGTVKGEETGLENETMEEEAEDEDEDDEEEEDEDKASGDEGGAEAGEEAKEEAAEQEEGGEQGEERPASSASAKGDESAVEGEEQKESEEGAERPSSQASQKADEEQKAEGEGEEGQQQEGDESPKQEGEESPKLEGDESPKQEGEESPKQDGEEEEKEKGDEQEKDAKGEDGEHQAEQEGETGESAAKSRPQTGDRPASKAASVKGEEKKEEDAEEKKGSRPPSAEKAESVKGDDQKEEKESVKDEDVGETSADAAEDTAADAQGEGETEDKKEESQEEKQEEAKEEEKAEEQQAEAFEEKTEEKTEEKIEETSEEKTEETSEEKTEEKTEEKEEQKTEEKEEEKTEEKEEEKTEEKGAEEIEQTEEKKEDAASTKGEDAGEASEDKKDEEDKKEDDKKEEEAAKKDD; encoded by the exons GCCAAGACTGACTCCATTGATGCTCTGGAGCGCTATCGTGGGAAGTGTCAACCGTGTTTCATGTTGTATGCA GGCGGATGTTTGGTTGCTATCATCCGAGGGGCCAACTCTCCACTTCTGCTGCGAACGATCACAGAGCAGCTGGCTCATGAACACAAAGTCATCGACGGAGCTGCCGAAAGGAAAGAG ATCAAAGATCCGCTACTCGCAGACTTGGAGAAGGAGAAGGCTGCTCTTGATGAGGAGGAGAATGAAAAGGGGGAAG AAATCGAGCAAGAAGTGACCGTCTGTATCATCAAGCCAGATGCCATCGCTGCTGGCAAGAAAGATGAAATCTTGGAACAG CTGGCAGAACGCGGCATCGAGGTTCTCACAGACGAGGAGAGACTACTCACAGAGGAAGAGGTGAAGGAATTCTATGCCTCGCATGCTGAAGAG GACTACTTTGAAGACCTTGTCAAGTTCATGTCGAGTGGTCCAAGTCACGTGCTAGTCTTATCAAAGGGAGATGCAGGTATCATAGATGAGTTCCGAGATCTCCTCGGACCGAAAGATGTAGATGAGGCCAAGGAAGTCGCGCCGGACAGTTTGCGTGCCAAATATGGGTCCGAAAAACTCACAAATGCTTTGCACGCCAGTGACTCACAGGACAGAGCTCATGC GGAGCTTGCATTCTTCTTCCCCAACTTTTCCAAGCCGACAAGAACGGTGGTCAAACCTACaaaggagaaaaagaagaaaggaaagaagCAGAAGGCACCGAAGATTGAACGGACACTTGCACTTATCAGACCTGATGCTGTTGCTAATCACAAAG AGGAAATTCTTGCCAAGGTTAAAGAAGCAGGATTCGAAGTTGCTCTCCAGAAAGAGGTGCAGCTCACAAAGGAGCAGGCGGAGGAGTTTTACAAAGAACACAGGGGCGAGGAATATTTCGAAGAGCTCACGACGAAGATGTCATGCGGGCCGTTACTTGCTCTCGGTCTTGCTCGAGCTGAGGCTGTGACTTCTTGGAGAGATATGTTAGGACCGAAAGAAGTACCAGTCGCAAAGACAGAGGCGCCAGAAAG tTTACGAGCGCAGTATTCAGTAGATGAAGACTTAATCAATCCACTCCATGGGTCAGACTCGGCAacgaaagcagaagaagaattagagTTCTTCTTCCCTGTGCAGCAGACGATGGCTGTCGTCAAACCAGATGCATATCAGACTAAAG AGGATATTATGAACAAGATTCGCGAAGCCGGTTTCCGAATTGCAGCACGACAAGAAACGGAACTAAATAACGAAATCGTAGAAGCTTTATATTCAGAacacaaggacaaggactaTTTCAATGACTTATCAGATCACATGACAAGTGGTCCGACGTTATTCATGGTTCTATCGCGACACGACGCCGTTGAGGGCTGGCGGTCGATGATGGGAAATACAGATCCCGAAAAGGCAAAGGAAGAGAACCCAGAAAG TATTCGTGCTGCCTTTGGCAAAGACATTAAATCCAATGCCGTGCACGGTGCTTCGACGGAAGATGAAGCAAAGGCTGAAGTCAAACTTATATTTGGTGAAATAGAATTCAACAAAGACGGTACTGTAAAAG GTGAAGAAACTGGTTTAGAAAATGAAACGATGGAAGAGGAagctgaagatgaagatgaggatgatgaggaagaagaagatgaagacaaaGCATCAG GTGATGAAGGTGGTGCCGAGGCTGGTGAAGAGGCGAAGGAAGAGGCAGCTGAACAAGAAG AAGGTGGCGAACAGGGAGAAGAACGACCGGCATCTTCAGCGAGCGCCAAAGGTGACGAATCCGCTGTCGAAGGTGAAGAACAAAAAG AAAGTGAAGAAGGAGCAGAACGGCCGTCATCGCAAGCCAGCCAAAAAGCTGATGAGGAGCAGAAAG CCGAAGGTGAAGGGGAGGAGGGCCAGCAGCAAGAGGGTGATGAGTCACCCAAACAAGAGGGCGAGGAATCACCCAAACTTGAGGGTGATGAGTCACCCAAACAGGAAGGTGAAGAATCACCCAAACAGGATGGTGAAGAAGAAG aaaaagaaaaaggagaTGAACAGGAGAAAGATGCTAAGGGTGAGGACGGAGAGCATCAGGCAGAACAAGAGGGTGAAACAGGAGAATCTGCTGCTAAGTCAAGGCCTCAAACAG GTGACCGGCCCGCTTCCAAAGCAGCCAGTGTGAAGGGAGAAGAGAAAAAGGAGGAGGATGCAGAGGAAAAGAAAG GTTCTCGACCTCCTTCAGCAGAAAAAGCTGAATCAGTGAAGGGAGATGATCAAAAGGAGGAAAAAG AATCCGTCAAAGATGAGGATGTGGGAGAAACTTCTGCAGACGCAGCAGAGGATACTGCAGCAGACGCCCAAG GTGAAGGAGAAACAGAAGACAAGAAAGAGGAATCGCAGGAAGAAAAACAAGAGGAGGCCAAAGAAGAAG AAAAAGCTGAAGAGCAACAAGCAGAGGCTTTCGAGgagaaaacagaagaaaaaactgAGGAGAAAATTGAGGAGACAAGTGAGGAGAAAACTGAGGAAACAAGTGAGGAGAAAACCGAGGAAAAAACTGAGGAGAAAGAGGAACAAAAAACTGAGgaaaaagaggaagaaaaaactgaggaaaaagaagaagaaaaaactgaGGAAAAGGGTGCTGAGGAAATCGAGCAGACGGAGGAGAAAAAAG AAGACGCAGCCTCAACGAAGGGTGAAGACGCTGGCGAGGCCTCTGAAGATAAGAAGGATGAGGAGGATAAAAAGGAAGATGACAAGAAAGAGGAGGAGGCAGCCAAGAAGGATGACTAG
- the LOC135500026 gene encoding thioredoxin domain-containing protein 3 homolog isoform X10 produces the protein MARKKAEIALQQELETQEEWEEYLAKEGLSVIDIYQEWAGPCKSMVSILKRLKNELGDDLLRFAVAKTDSIDALERYRGKCQPCFMLYAGGCLVAIIRGANSPLLLRTITEQLAHEHKVIDGAAERKEIKDPLLADLEKEKAALDEEENEKGEEIEQEVTVCIIKPDAIAAGKKDEILEQLAERGIEVLTDEERLLTEEEVKEFYASHAEEDYFEDLVKFMSSGPSHVLVLSKGDAGIIDEFRDLLGPKDVDEAKEVAPDSLRAKYGSEKLTNALHASDSQDRAHAELAFFFPNFSKPTRTVVKPTKEKKKKGKKQKAPKIERTLALIRPDAVANHKEEILAKVKEAGFEVALQKEVQLTKEQAEEFYKEHRGEEYFEELTTKMSCGPLLALGLARAEAVTSWRDMLGPKEVPVAKTEAPESLRAQYSVDEDLINPLHGSDSATKAEEELEFFFPVQQTMAVVKPDAYQTKEDIMNKIREAGFRIAARQETELNNEIVEALYSEHKDKDYFNDLSDHMTSGPTLFMVLSRHDAVEGWRSMMGNTDPEKAKEENPESIRAAFGKDIKSNAVHGASTEDEAKAEVKLIFGEIEFNKDGTVKGEETGLENETMEEEAEDEDEDDEEEEDEDKASGDEGGAEAGEEAKEEAAEQEEILSRPSSTQSLHPATPKAQEEKISPREDEDDFYEDDEFNEGLSLSVVCMSLCGHGFQPKKNLNLNLTKLAQNVCIPSQSQHAYRVSYPDFLRFCSKFHLMNHPPPLVHLTIPSLQKSRQSRWLLSLTPRLNRSHWTMQRERKHTVTRRHRRTALGPPQLVQLMDPGLILARVPEVLKVLEVSKVSGPRLKQAFIQKQETMMKVILRRRMKEWKRRLLSQMRLLRRCTPLSQVCYLKVHLGVCIPDPKPASDQRSNRHYLSPQIKVKHCVLEWHVIFDRFLRGKSFVQSRKSSLY, from the exons GCCAAGACTGACTCCATTGATGCTCTGGAGCGCTATCGTGGGAAGTGTCAACCGTGTTTCATGTTGTATGCA GGCGGATGTTTGGTTGCTATCATCCGAGGGGCCAACTCTCCACTTCTGCTGCGAACGATCACAGAGCAGCTGGCTCATGAACACAAAGTCATCGACGGAGCTGCCGAAAGGAAAGAG ATCAAAGATCCGCTACTCGCAGACTTGGAGAAGGAGAAGGCTGCTCTTGATGAGGAGGAGAATGAAAAGGGGGAAG AAATCGAGCAAGAAGTGACCGTCTGTATCATCAAGCCAGATGCCATCGCTGCTGGCAAGAAAGATGAAATCTTGGAACAG CTGGCAGAACGCGGCATCGAGGTTCTCACAGACGAGGAGAGACTACTCACAGAGGAAGAGGTGAAGGAATTCTATGCCTCGCATGCTGAAGAG GACTACTTTGAAGACCTTGTCAAGTTCATGTCGAGTGGTCCAAGTCACGTGCTAGTCTTATCAAAGGGAGATGCAGGTATCATAGATGAGTTCCGAGATCTCCTCGGACCGAAAGATGTAGATGAGGCCAAGGAAGTCGCGCCGGACAGTTTGCGTGCCAAATATGGGTCCGAAAAACTCACAAATGCTTTGCACGCCAGTGACTCACAGGACAGAGCTCATGC GGAGCTTGCATTCTTCTTCCCCAACTTTTCCAAGCCGACAAGAACGGTGGTCAAACCTACaaaggagaaaaagaagaaaggaaagaagCAGAAGGCACCGAAGATTGAACGGACACTTGCACTTATCAGACCTGATGCTGTTGCTAATCACAAAG AGGAAATTCTTGCCAAGGTTAAAGAAGCAGGATTCGAAGTTGCTCTCCAGAAAGAGGTGCAGCTCACAAAGGAGCAGGCGGAGGAGTTTTACAAAGAACACAGGGGCGAGGAATATTTCGAAGAGCTCACGACGAAGATGTCATGCGGGCCGTTACTTGCTCTCGGTCTTGCTCGAGCTGAGGCTGTGACTTCTTGGAGAGATATGTTAGGACCGAAAGAAGTACCAGTCGCAAAGACAGAGGCGCCAGAAAG tTTACGAGCGCAGTATTCAGTAGATGAAGACTTAATCAATCCACTCCATGGGTCAGACTCGGCAacgaaagcagaagaagaattagagTTCTTCTTCCCTGTGCAGCAGACGATGGCTGTCGTCAAACCAGATGCATATCAGACTAAAG AGGATATTATGAACAAGATTCGCGAAGCCGGTTTCCGAATTGCAGCACGACAAGAAACGGAACTAAATAACGAAATCGTAGAAGCTTTATATTCAGAacacaaggacaaggactaTTTCAATGACTTATCAGATCACATGACAAGTGGTCCGACGTTATTCATGGTTCTATCGCGACACGACGCCGTTGAGGGCTGGCGGTCGATGATGGGAAATACAGATCCCGAAAAGGCAAAGGAAGAGAACCCAGAAAG TATTCGTGCTGCCTTTGGCAAAGACATTAAATCCAATGCCGTGCACGGTGCTTCGACGGAAGATGAAGCAAAGGCTGAAGTCAAACTTATATTTGGTGAAATAGAATTCAACAAAGACGGTACTGTAAAAG GTGAAGAAACTGGTTTAGAAAATGAAACGATGGAAGAGGAagctgaagatgaagatgaggatgatgaggaagaagaagatgaagacaaaGCATCAG GTGATGAAGGTGGTGCCGAGGCTGGTGAAGAGGCGAAGGAAGAGGCAGCTGAACAAGAAG AGATTCTTTCTCGTCCCTCCTCCACCCAGTCCCTCCACCCGGCCACCCCCAAAGCACAAGAAGAGAAGATCTCGCCCAGAGAAGATGAGGACGATTTCTATGAGGATGATGAGTTTAATGAAGGTTTGAGTCTATCTGTTGTCTGCATGAGCCTTTGTGGTCATGGATTTCAGccaaaaaaaaatctgaatttaAACCTCACAAAACTAGCTCAAAATGTATGTATCCCCTCACAATCACAGCATGCATATAGAGTGTCATATCCCGATTTTCTCCGTTTCTGTTCAAAGTTCCATTTGATGAACCACCCTCCACCCCTTGTTCATTTGACCATTCCTTCTCTACAGAAAAGCAGACAGAGCAGGTGGTTGTTGAGCCTGACTCCGAGGTTGAACCGCAGCCACTGGACAATGCAGAGGGAAAGGAAGCATACAGTTACCAGACGACACAGGAGAACAGCCCTCGGTCCCCCTCAG TTGGTTCAGCTTATGGATCCAGGCCTAATTCTGGCAAGAGTGCCCGAAGTGTTAAAAGTACTAGAAGTATCAAAAGTGTCAGGCCCTCGTCTCAAGCAAGCATTCATTCAGAAACAGGAAACTATGATGAAG GTGATTTTGAGGAGGAGGATGAAGGAATGGAAGAGGAGGCTGTTGAGCCAGATGAGGCTCCTGAGGAGATGCACGCCTCTAAGCCAAGTTTGCTATCTAAAG GTTCACCTCGGAGTGTGCATACCCGATCCCAAGCCAGCATCAGATCAGAGGTCAAATCGTCACTATCTCTCACCACAGATAAAGGTGAAGCACTGTGTGCTTGAGTGGCATGTTATTTTTGACCGTTTTTTAAGGGGAAAGTCATTTGTACAATCCCGAAAATCGTCGctgtattga